Proteins encoded by one window of Nitrincola iocasae:
- a CDS encoding DsbA family oxidoreductase — MQPVRIDIISDIACPWCAIGYARLVKWAAEQGKQTEMKKALFEAYFHYDAVISDSAVLVHWVESIGLDGEAAQKMLASDQYVQTVREEEARWQQMGISSVPAFVINDQYLISGAQEPEMLVKSLRSIVSN, encoded by the coding sequence ATGCAACCCGTCAGAATCGATATTATTTCAGATATTGCCTGCCCCTGGTGTGCCATAGGTTATGCCCGACTGGTGAAATGGGCCGCGGAGCAGGGCAAACAAACCGAGATGAAAAAAGCACTGTTTGAGGCCTACTTTCACTATGATGCGGTGATCAGTGATTCGGCTGTGTTGGTTCATTGGGTGGAAAGCATTGGCCTGGATGGCGAGGCGGCTCAGAAGATGTTGGCATCGGATCAGTATGTGCAGACCGTGCGTGAAGAGGAGGCCCGCTGGCAGCAGATGGGAATAAGCTCTGTTCCGGCTTTTGTTATCAATGATCAGTATTTGATTTCTGGTGCACAGGAGCCTGAGATGCTGGTGAAGAGCTTGCGGAGTATTGTTTCCAACTAA
- a CDS encoding DUF4194 domain-containing protein, protein MLGDLQKVLSRAEQYEAEDFTRAANLLLVSQFLYADRPLHRDSYFLISSHVDYFRNLFEAIGWSLIYQPDEAYLGVVPQADERVLKLRLDESLLLLCLRQMYEQKLEEFEIQDGKAFITTDSLLRLYENLTGKEIPNETRMKEILSLFTRHGVIERGKADETDPKNIPLKISPVIRQVVVEDYIGQLEALCDIDPEAPNAQDNSQASSEESTDETA, encoded by the coding sequence ATGTTAGGTGATCTGCAAAAAGTTTTGTCTCGGGCCGAACAGTATGAGGCCGAAGATTTCACCCGCGCAGCCAACTTGCTGCTGGTCAGCCAGTTTCTGTATGCCGACCGTCCGCTGCATCGGGATAGCTACTTTCTGATCTCATCCCACGTGGACTATTTTCGTAATCTGTTTGAGGCCATTGGCTGGAGTTTGATCTACCAGCCGGATGAAGCCTACCTGGGCGTGGTTCCTCAGGCTGATGAGCGGGTATTGAAGCTGCGTCTGGATGAGTCGTTGCTGTTGCTCTGCCTGCGTCAGATGTATGAACAAAAGCTGGAAGAGTTCGAAATCCAGGATGGTAAAGCATTTATTACCACCGATTCGCTGTTGCGCCTGTACGAGAACCTGACCGGTAAAGAGATTCCCAATGAAACCCGGATGAAAGAGATACTGTCGCTGTTTACCCGCCATGGGGTGATCGAACGCGGCAAGGCCGATGAAACTGACCCTAAAAATATCCCTCTTAAAATCAGCCCGGTAATTCGACAGGTAGTCGTCGAAGACTATATTGGTCAGTTGGAAGCCTTGTGTGATATTGATCCGGAAGCTCCCAACGCACAGGACAACTCACAGGCCAGTTCAGAGGAGAGCACTGATGAAACAGCTTAA
- a CDS encoding autotransporter domain-containing protein: protein MNQVYNVIWNVSHQVWMAVSELTSARGKSSVSLPDSIRSHGLCVTGAIAALALAISTGSVWADVETTGDVNHTPTPNPLIGDWNLGGNNLIVGVNATGTLTINGGSAVTNGAGIIGYLGSIGNSSVTVEGAGSRWTNSGIVSVGTGSTGSLAISDGGVVASTRGYIGREFSGSSGSVTVSGMGSLWTNSVDLFVGHAGTDSLAISDGGEVVNTNGYIGFSGSTGTGSVTVDGEGSRWTNSGELYVGIYSIGNLSISNGGVVSASSAFIAYFGGTTGTLNIGAAAGDTAVAAGTLNAETLAFGSVYGVGTGNLVFNHTESAYNFAPNITGLGAIRLLAGTTRFTGNLNDYTGTMIVDGGMLSVAAGDTLILGGNYTQTADGVFKVGVTDDTTYGKLVVDGTAALPSNARIDVDVSNPGFGFITAVDNGMAGIISATILDSGGTFTVTDNSTLFNFGAQKVDNQVNLTLSAAAAGEGESSNGLTEQIVVAKGNAVALGAARALDSIFVSDPSGPIATLFVPFTTDEQVNTAVSQTLPLLVGGSQVAATSALTGMNRVVQARIESNRGLSSGDHFYGDEKFWLKPFGSWADQDDRRGVSGYKSNTAGLAFGGDTTVSDATRLGLSFAYARSSVDGNSTLAPNSAKVDVYQLIGYGSHALDEATEINFQLGVGQNRNKGTRDLLSFGERATSSYDSLVATAGAGVGRNITLSDTTTFTPSVRADYSWIRDEGYTETGAGPLNLKVTSRTTDELILAMDGKLTQELKQDVLLSANLGLGYDLLNEQTSITSSFAGAPGAAFTTKGMDPSPWLARGGLGLATHTAGGMEISARYDAEYRQDFLNQTASIKLRWAF from the coding sequence GTGAATCAAGTTTATAACGTTATCTGGAATGTCAGCCACCAGGTCTGGATGGCTGTGAGTGAACTCACCTCTGCACGCGGCAAAAGCTCCGTATCGCTACCCGATAGCATACGCTCGCACGGCCTCTGTGTAACGGGTGCTATAGCTGCACTGGCGCTTGCTATCAGCACGGGGTCAGTATGGGCAGATGTGGAAACAACCGGGGATGTTAATCATACGCCGACCCCCAATCCTCTTATAGGGGATTGGAATCTTGGCGGGAATAATCTAATAGTTGGTGTTAATGCTACTGGTACGCTGACCATTAATGGTGGCAGTGCGGTAACTAATGGTGCTGGCATCATCGGCTACCTTGGCTCCATTGGCAACAGCTCAGTGACGGTGGAGGGGGCGGGTTCCCGCTGGACTAATAGCGGTATTGTGTCAGTGGGTACTGGTAGTACCGGTAGCCTGGCTATCAGCGATGGTGGTGTGGTGGCTAGTACTCGCGGCTACATTGGCCGCGAATTTTCTGGCAGCAGCGGCTCAGTGACGGTGAGCGGTATGGGCTCCCTCTGGACTAATAGCGTGGATTTGTTCGTGGGCCATGCAGGGACAGACAGTCTTGCTATCAGCGATGGTGGTGAGGTGGTTAATACTAACGGCTACATTGGTTTTAGTGGCAGCACCGGTACCGGCAGCGTGACGGTGGACGGTGAGGGCTCCCGCTGGACTAATAGCGGTGAGTTGTATGTGGGCATATATAGCATAGGTAACCTGAGCATTAGCAATGGCGGTGTGGTTTCAGCAAGCAGTGCCTTCATCGCTTATTTTGGAGGAACCACCGGTACTCTCAATATTGGCGCTGCTGCAGGTGATACCGCGGTAGCGGCTGGTACCTTAAATGCGGAGACACTGGCCTTCGGCAGTGTTTACGGTGTTGGTACCGGTAATTTGGTATTTAACCATACCGAGTCTGCATATAACTTTGCACCGAATATTACCGGCTTAGGCGCCATTCGCTTGCTCGCTGGCACTACACGCTTTACCGGTAACTTGAATGACTACACCGGCACCATGATCGTCGATGGCGGTATGCTGTCGGTCGCTGCTGGCGACACCCTGATCCTGGGAGGCAATTACACGCAAACGGCTGACGGGGTATTCAAAGTCGGTGTCACCGATGACACCACCTATGGCAAGTTGGTGGTCGATGGCACCGCTGCGCTGCCAAGTAATGCCCGGATCGATGTCGATGTCTCCAATCCAGGCTTCGGTTTCATCACGGCAGTGGACAATGGTATGGCGGGTATTATCAGTGCCACGATCCTGGACTCGGGTGGTACTTTCACTGTTACCGATAATTCCACATTGTTCAACTTCGGTGCCCAGAAAGTGGACAATCAGGTCAACCTCACCCTGTCTGCTGCTGCGGCAGGTGAAGGGGAAAGCAGTAACGGATTGACTGAGCAAATTGTTGTTGCCAAAGGTAATGCAGTGGCGCTTGGGGCCGCCCGTGCCCTCGATAGTATTTTTGTGAGTGACCCGAGCGGGCCTATTGCTACGCTGTTCGTTCCTTTTACAACCGACGAGCAGGTCAATACTGCGGTCTCTCAAACCTTGCCATTGTTGGTTGGCGGCTCGCAGGTGGCCGCGACCTCGGCTCTGACGGGTATGAACCGTGTGGTGCAGGCACGCATCGAATCCAACCGTGGTTTAAGCTCGGGTGATCATTTCTATGGTGATGAAAAGTTCTGGCTGAAACCCTTTGGTAGCTGGGCCGACCAGGATGACCGCAGGGGCGTCTCGGGTTACAAGTCCAATACAGCCGGTTTGGCTTTTGGTGGTGATACCACTGTTTCTGATGCCACGCGCTTGGGCCTGTCGTTCGCCTATGCCAGATCCAGCGTCGATGGTAATTCCACCCTTGCTCCTAACAGCGCCAAGGTTGATGTCTATCAGCTAATCGGCTACGGCAGTCATGCCCTGGATGAGGCTACTGAAATCAATTTCCAACTGGGTGTCGGTCAGAACCGCAACAAAGGTACGCGTGATCTCCTGTCTTTTGGTGAGCGAGCAACCTCCAGCTATGACAGTCTGGTGGCAACCGCCGGTGCAGGCGTGGGACGTAACATTACGTTGAGTGACACCACGACTTTTACGCCATCTGTGCGTGCTGATTACAGCTGGATCCGTGATGAAGGCTATACGGAGACCGGAGCGGGGCCACTTAACCTGAAGGTTACTAGTCGCACTACAGATGAATTGATCCTTGCTATGGATGGCAAGCTCACTCAAGAGCTTAAGCAAGATGTTTTGCTCTCGGCTAACCTGGGGCTGGGGTATGATCTATTGAATGAGCAAACCAGCATAACCTCAAGCTTCGCTGGTGCACCGGGCGCTGCCTTCACCACAAAAGGCATGGACCCCAGCCCCTGGCTAGCACGAGGTGGGCTGGGCCTGGCAACCCATACAGCGGGAGGCATGGAGATCTCCGCACGTTATGATGCTGAATATCGTCAGGACTTTCTGAATCAGACCGCCAGCATAAAATTGCGTTGGGCATTCTGA
- a CDS encoding alpha/beta hydrolase family protein, which translates to MICRLVVTIFLSLVLVACSGIPSVQERQTHADELASAHGWQALRLPAGDFDLMAYLSKVSADEALLTLYLEGDGFAWVSKSQPSSDPTPRDPLALRLALAQESGNAVYLARPCQYINAEKEGCNSRYWTEARFATEVIEATNIAIDTLKQHFNASELVLVGYSGGGAIAALVAARRTDVVHLVTVAGNLDHRAWTALHRVAPLRASLNPADVAASLADLPQTHYVGGLDRVIPLELAQRWPVGFRGANNKNLRLLDSADHSCCWIPLPTSLY; encoded by the coding sequence ATGATATGTCGGTTAGTTGTTACCATATTTTTGTCTCTTGTTCTTGTAGCCTGCTCCGGTATCCCAAGTGTTCAGGAGCGCCAAACCCATGCTGATGAACTGGCATCAGCGCATGGTTGGCAGGCTTTACGCCTTCCAGCGGGCGATTTCGATCTTATGGCGTACCTGTCTAAGGTTAGCGCTGATGAAGCCTTGTTGACTCTATACCTGGAAGGTGATGGTTTTGCATGGGTAAGTAAAAGCCAGCCTTCCTCTGATCCGACGCCCAGAGATCCGCTGGCCTTGCGGTTAGCTCTGGCGCAAGAGAGTGGTAATGCGGTTTATCTGGCGCGCCCGTGTCAATATATCAATGCCGAGAAGGAAGGTTGCAACTCGCGTTACTGGACCGAAGCGCGCTTTGCGACAGAAGTGATTGAGGCTACTAACATCGCCATCGATACACTTAAACAGCACTTTAATGCCAGTGAGCTGGTCCTGGTCGGCTATTCGGGTGGTGGTGCGATCGCTGCACTGGTGGCGGCTCGACGCACGGATGTTGTGCATTTAGTCACAGTGGCAGGCAACCTTGATCATCGTGCCTGGACAGCACTCCATCGAGTAGCTCCCTTAAGAGCATCGCTGAATCCTGCGGATGTTGCCGCGTCGCTCGCGGACCTTCCGCAAACCCATTATGTCGGTGGACTAGACCGAGTAATACCGTTGGAACTGGCTCAGCGATGGCCTGTGGGCTTCAGGGGTGCTAATAATAAAAACCTACGCCTTCTTGATTCAGCAGATCATAGTTGCTGCTGGATTCCTTTGCCAACAAGCTTATATTAA
- the fdhA gene encoding formaldehyde dehydrogenase, glutathione-independent, which yields MAISTGNRGVVYTGPGKVEVHSIAFPELSLGKRQCQHGVILKVLTTNICGSDQHMVRGRTTAPSGLVLGHEITGEIIECGRDVEFLKVGDIVSVPFNIACGRCRNCKEGRTGICLNVNPARPGAAYGYVDMGGWVGGQAEYVMVPYADFNLLKFPDSDQARDKIRDLTLLSDIFPTGFHGCVTAGVGPGSTVYIAGAGPVGLAAAVSAQLLGAACVIVGDMIPERLAQAKSFGCETIDLRQDAELPALLEQILGVPEVDAAVDCVGFEAHCHGSCHHEEKPAAVLNSMMDITRAGGQIGIPGLYVTEDPGAVDEASKQGSLSMRFGLGWAKSHSFHTGQCPVMKYHRQLMQAILFEKVQIAKAVNVQVISLDEAPKGYADFDGGAAKKFVIDPHAEFAA from the coding sequence ATGGCTATTTCTACCGGAAATCGCGGTGTCGTGTATACAGGTCCTGGTAAGGTCGAAGTACACTCTATCGCCTTCCCTGAACTGTCCCTCGGTAAACGACAATGCCAACACGGCGTCATCCTCAAAGTGCTCACTACTAATATCTGCGGTAGTGACCAGCATATGGTCCGGGGTCGGACTACGGCACCATCTGGCCTTGTTCTGGGCCATGAGATTACAGGTGAAATCATCGAGTGTGGCCGTGATGTTGAGTTTCTTAAAGTGGGTGATATTGTTTCTGTACCGTTTAACATTGCTTGTGGCCGTTGTCGCAACTGTAAAGAAGGTCGAACTGGCATCTGCTTAAACGTAAACCCTGCCCGCCCAGGTGCTGCCTATGGTTATGTGGATATGGGCGGATGGGTTGGTGGCCAGGCCGAATACGTTATGGTCCCTTATGCTGACTTCAACCTGCTCAAATTCCCGGATTCCGATCAGGCCCGCGACAAAATTCGTGATCTGACCCTGTTGTCAGATATTTTTCCGACAGGCTTCCATGGCTGCGTAACGGCAGGCGTCGGGCCTGGATCGACTGTTTATATTGCGGGTGCTGGGCCTGTAGGACTGGCAGCAGCTGTTTCTGCACAGTTACTGGGTGCAGCCTGTGTCATCGTTGGCGATATGATTCCTGAACGCCTTGCTCAGGCCAAGAGCTTTGGCTGTGAAACTATCGACCTGCGCCAGGATGCCGAACTGCCTGCATTACTGGAACAGATACTCGGTGTACCTGAAGTCGATGCCGCGGTTGACTGTGTTGGCTTTGAGGCCCATTGTCATGGCAGTTGTCATCATGAAGAAAAGCCTGCAGCTGTTCTCAACTCCATGATGGACATAACCCGTGCTGGCGGACAAATCGGCATACCCGGCCTCTATGTAACTGAAGACCCTGGCGCGGTCGATGAGGCTTCCAAACAGGGCAGCTTGAGTATGCGCTTTGGCTTAGGTTGGGCGAAGTCACACTCCTTCCATACGGGCCAATGTCCGGTGATGAAATATCATCGTCAGTTGATGCAGGCTATCTTGTTCGAGAAGGTTCAGATCGCCAAAGCCGTTAACGTGCAAGTGATTTCACTGGATGAGGCCCCCAAAGGCTATGCCGACTTTGATGGTGGGGCGGCGAAGAAGTTTGTTATAGACCCACACGCCGAGTTTGCGGCTTAA
- a CDS encoding AraC family transcriptional regulator: MAQEFAMNLFNHHVFSSTNIDEIRHVLGKQFTPHELNITNKKARLNSSVCSCVVNKLRLSSFSYGEGAPIEALVKEDQCSEVISLNFQTSGSGRLQQHGEASDISANQGLIINMDRPYKLDLQGYAGDALIFSHDALRQHARGLLGEKAGSIDFKLAKSVDLTKPAGQALKNAVAYAMKEMNGPLGVLMNPISLANLENYLLTQFISLHPNSFADIVESAANPVIMPRNLKRARDYIHAHAHAKITVEELATYAGCSYRSLQNIFGNVLGMSPMEYLRSVRLEGIRDELLNTSDKQRTVTEIANQWGIVHMGRLAYLYRKQFGELPSDTLNSQK, from the coding sequence ATGGCTCAAGAGTTCGCCATGAACCTATTCAATCATCATGTTTTTTCTTCAACGAATATTGATGAGATCCGCCATGTGCTGGGGAAGCAGTTCACGCCGCATGAGCTAAATATCACCAATAAAAAAGCCCGCCTGAATTCTTCTGTTTGCAGCTGTGTTGTTAACAAACTTAGATTATCGTCGTTCTCGTATGGCGAGGGCGCACCAATAGAGGCCTTAGTAAAAGAGGATCAGTGTTCGGAGGTTATTTCACTTAATTTTCAAACATCCGGTTCCGGAAGATTGCAGCAACATGGTGAAGCCAGTGATATTTCAGCGAATCAGGGGCTGATTATCAATATGGATAGGCCATACAAGCTGGATCTGCAGGGTTATGCTGGTGATGCACTGATATTTAGCCATGATGCACTGCGGCAACATGCGCGTGGCTTATTGGGAGAGAAGGCAGGAAGTATTGATTTTAAACTGGCCAAAAGCGTTGATCTTACCAAACCTGCCGGGCAGGCTCTGAAGAATGCCGTGGCTTACGCAATGAAAGAAATGAATGGACCGCTTGGGGTCTTGATGAACCCCATCAGTCTTGCCAACCTTGAAAATTATCTGCTGACACAATTTATTAGCCTGCATCCCAATAGCTTTGCGGATATTGTTGAGTCAGCTGCAAATCCCGTGATCATGCCGCGCAATCTCAAGCGTGCGCGTGATTATATTCATGCCCATGCCCATGCAAAAATTACAGTGGAAGAGTTGGCGACTTATGCGGGCTGCAGCTACCGGTCACTTCAAAACATCTTCGGTAATGTCTTGGGCATGTCACCTATGGAGTACCTCAGAAGCGTTCGCCTGGAGGGCATTCGAGACGAACTGCTCAATACGAGCGACAAACAAAGAACGGTGACAGAAATAGCTAACCAGTGGGGGATTGTTCATATGGGACGGCTGGCCTACTTGTACAGGAAACAGTTTGGCGAATTGCCATCAGATACATTGAATTCACAAAAATAA
- a CDS encoding peroxiredoxin: MAIRINETVPNLHLVTDQGNFDLHDWIGDSWTILFSHPKDFTPVCTTEFGAVAQLADEWAKRSTKVIGLSVDGVEEHKQWKNDIETYSGAQASFPIIADDDLAVSKALDMLPADAYLPDGRTAADSASVRVVFIISPDKKLQLSMTYPMSVGRNFAEILRALDALQTTYGAPLATPANWIQGQDVIVALSLNDEQAKDKFGEMDVKLPYLRTVKNPT, translated from the coding sequence ATGGCAATTCGTATCAATGAAACCGTCCCCAATCTTCACCTGGTTACAGATCAGGGCAATTTTGACCTACATGACTGGATCGGTGATAGCTGGACGATTTTGTTTAGTCATCCAAAAGATTTCACTCCCGTTTGCACCACGGAATTCGGTGCCGTTGCTCAGTTAGCCGATGAGTGGGCAAAACGTAGCACCAAGGTCATTGGCTTATCTGTTGATGGTGTTGAAGAGCACAAACAGTGGAAGAACGATATTGAAACTTATTCGGGCGCCCAGGCAAGCTTCCCTATTATTGCTGATGATGACCTGGCCGTTTCAAAAGCGCTGGATATGCTGCCTGCTGACGCCTACCTGCCAGATGGTCGCACCGCCGCAGACTCCGCAAGTGTTCGCGTGGTGTTCATCATTAGCCCAGACAAAAAGCTGCAATTGTCGATGACTTATCCTATGTCTGTCGGCCGAAATTTTGCAGAAATTTTGCGGGCACTGGATGCGCTACAAACAACCTATGGTGCACCCCTAGCAACTCCAGCAAACTGGATTCAGGGTCAGGACGTAATCGTTGCGCTGTCTTTAAATGACGAACAAGCCAAAGACAAATTTGGTGAAATGGATGTAAAACTGCCCTACTTGCGTACGGTCAAAAATCCTACGTAG
- a CDS encoding Wadjet anti-phage system protein JetA family protein, which translates to MLFNKLPDAIFLPLSGQNRQIYQAVLLELADLFFDEDLIDPFIPRDLVRSTIENAVVRLGVRRWESESDDDAEPPRSSADYTNRIYRRLVECGWLEEEQRIYRQYVLLTPSISYLLRSLVAIARLEKRSYGGAVLNVLSSLEAAINDPVGRGITLSEAAQTAADFSAHLTDMLLGLREMKISLSESKNPQEIVRGFFDRFVANILVSDYKTLKTRNNPFRYRRQIISMLRDLQFDLLRIEQLSQHYQLQYELDYDSAEAMVHQHINRIIRIFESVDQRLSAIDDFRYQLEKRVADTVRYMDKTTPGMAARLSRLIAELGQKKRGKLPLPTTLEEVGFISPASVRSPMRRRVEAQPRVITRNEIDPKVLELRRLFKEYKERREVKVDRIEAYLSRHFNGSDRVKATDFAIESVEDYICFSYIRHLQSLGKKARKVASQYRIEFDDTYVCVADVVECRGFEIHRNS; encoded by the coding sequence ATGCTCTTCAATAAATTACCCGATGCTATCTTTCTGCCGTTGTCCGGACAGAACCGTCAGATCTACCAGGCGGTGCTGCTGGAACTGGCTGATCTGTTTTTTGATGAGGATCTTATCGATCCGTTCATCCCCCGTGACCTGGTGCGCTCAACGATTGAGAATGCTGTGGTGCGCCTGGGGGTACGTCGCTGGGAATCTGAGTCCGACGATGATGCAGAACCACCGCGTTCCAGTGCCGATTACACCAATCGTATTTATCGACGCCTGGTGGAGTGTGGCTGGTTGGAAGAGGAGCAGCGCATCTACCGTCAATATGTGCTGTTAACGCCGTCAATCAGTTATCTGCTGCGTTCTCTGGTCGCCATTGCCCGCTTGGAAAAACGCAGTTACGGCGGTGCGGTACTGAACGTGCTCAGCTCGTTGGAAGCAGCCATCAATGATCCGGTCGGGCGGGGTATTACGCTGTCCGAGGCAGCGCAAACGGCGGCGGATTTCAGCGCCCACCTGACCGATATGCTGCTGGGCCTGCGTGAGATGAAAATTTCTCTGTCGGAAAGTAAGAATCCTCAGGAAATCGTGCGCGGCTTCTTTGACCGGTTTGTGGCAAACATTCTGGTGTCTGACTATAAAACCTTAAAAACCCGCAATAACCCGTTTCGTTACCGTCGGCAGATTATCTCCATGCTGCGTGACCTGCAGTTTGATCTGCTGCGCATCGAGCAGTTGTCGCAGCACTATCAGCTGCAGTATGAACTGGATTACGACAGTGCCGAAGCGATGGTGCATCAGCACATCAACCGTATTATCCGTATCTTCGAGTCAGTGGATCAGCGCTTGTCCGCCATCGATGACTTCCGCTATCAGTTGGAAAAACGTGTAGCGGATACCGTGCGCTACATGGATAAAACCACCCCGGGTATGGCGGCACGTTTATCCCGTCTGATTGCCGAGCTGGGGCAGAAAAAACGCGGTAAACTGCCGCTACCCACCACGCTGGAAGAGGTGGGCTTTATTTCACCGGCGAGTGTGCGTTCGCCGATGCGTCGCCGGGTTGAAGCCCAGCCACGGGTGATTACCCGCAATGAAATTGATCCCAAGGTGCTGGAACTGCGGCGTCTGTTCAAAGAGTACAAAGAGCGGCGCGAGGTTAAGGTTGACCGCATAGAGGCGTATCTGAGTCGTCACTTCAACGGCAGTGATCGGGTTAAGGCCACCGACTTTGCCATAGAGTCGGTTGAGGACTATATCTGCTTCAGTTATATCCGCCATCTGCAGTCACTGGGCAAGAAAGCCCGCAAGGTGGCCAGCCAGTACCGGATTGAATTTGATGATACCTATGTCTGCGTCGCTGATGTGGTTGAGTGTCGTGGCTTTGAAATACACAGGAATTCATAA
- the ycaO gene encoding 30S ribosomal protein S12 methylthiotransferase accessory factor YcaO, protein MTQILGKDAPLEESIERMSAGLQALGFEIEETRWLNPVPHVWSVYIHEKHCPLLFANGKGTSREAALASALGEFFERLSCNYFFADYFLGSKIASGDFVHFPYERWFPVKSAEWPEGLLDEGARNHYDLNNEIHPEALIDINSGNEARGICALPFVKQSTRETVWFPVNILGNLYVSNGMAAGNSIWEARVQALSEIFVRHIKNTIISSGISLPLIPESEIAKHPKVKGALRTLRSKGFVVEVRDASLGGKFPLVNITLINPVDGGCYAAFGAHPKFAVALERAVLDLLQGRELEQLIDFPIPTLDIEEAADPHNLETHFIDSSGVFAWDMLSATTDYPYTPWNIEGDTQAEFDELCFRIHRVDMDIYIADYEHLGVYTCRIVVPGMSEIYPVDELIWRNNNAAAPLRPALLALSDLDAEGFADLLDALEDAAFNEEQLVADLIGVVPDAGTVWSWLRIGELKMRLALASGDRQLGLELCEWVLGFAHIPSRALTTYRCLHQLLSIELDESRDLVDFLPVFERIYGTEMIRMVQGFLTGDGLFDDFGTHDESLKGFIYHHKLLDAYARLQVAKQQLVLTD, encoded by the coding sequence ATGACGCAGATTCTGGGAAAAGATGCGCCGCTGGAAGAATCTATAGAGCGGATGAGCGCTGGTTTACAGGCGCTGGGGTTCGAGATAGAGGAAACACGGTGGCTGAATCCGGTACCCCATGTCTGGTCTGTATACATCCATGAAAAACACTGCCCACTGCTGTTTGCCAATGGTAAGGGCACTTCACGTGAGGCCGCGCTGGCGAGTGCTTTGGGTGAGTTTTTTGAACGGTTGAGCTGCAACTATTTTTTTGCTGACTACTTTCTGGGTTCAAAAATTGCTTCGGGTGATTTTGTGCATTTTCCCTATGAGCGCTGGTTTCCAGTCAAAAGCGCCGAGTGGCCTGAAGGTTTGCTTGATGAAGGAGCTCGCAACCATTACGACTTGAATAATGAAATTCACCCGGAAGCACTGATCGATATTAACTCCGGTAATGAGGCTCGAGGTATCTGTGCATTACCCTTTGTCAAACAGAGCACACGTGAGACGGTGTGGTTTCCAGTCAATATTCTAGGCAATCTTTATGTCAGCAATGGTATGGCGGCAGGGAATAGTATTTGGGAAGCACGGGTGCAGGCGCTGTCAGAAATTTTTGTACGGCATATTAAAAATACCATTATCTCCTCCGGTATCAGTCTGCCATTGATTCCCGAATCTGAAATTGCCAAGCATCCCAAAGTAAAAGGCGCTCTGCGGACTCTGCGCAGCAAGGGTTTTGTTGTCGAGGTGCGCGATGCATCCTTAGGAGGCAAGTTTCCGTTGGTGAACATCACCCTGATCAATCCTGTTGATGGCGGCTGTTATGCTGCATTCGGTGCGCACCCGAAATTTGCGGTGGCACTGGAACGTGCTGTGCTTGATTTGTTGCAGGGACGTGAACTGGAGCAGTTAATTGATTTTCCTATCCCTACACTGGATATTGAAGAGGCCGCTGATCCGCATAATCTGGAAACCCATTTTATTGACTCCAGCGGTGTATTTGCCTGGGATATGTTGTCGGCTACTACCGACTACCCCTACACCCCCTGGAATATAGAAGGGGATACCCAGGCTGAGTTTGACGAGTTGTGCTTCCGTATTCATCGGGTCGATATGGATATTTATATTGCCGATTACGAACATCTGGGGGTGTATACCTGTCGGATTGTAGTTCCCGGTATGTCTGAGATTTATCCGGTGGATGAGTTGATCTGGCGTAATAACAATGCGGCGGCTCCACTGCGACCCGCGTTGCTGGCACTGAGTGATCTGGATGCTGAGGGCTTTGCTGATCTGCTGGATGCCCTGGAAGATGCGGCATTCAATGAAGAGCAACTGGTGGCTGACTTGATCGGCGTGGTCCCTGATGCAGGCACTGTTTGGTCCTGGTTACGTATTGGCGAACTGAAAATGCGTCTGGCGCTGGCTTCGGGTGATCGTCAGTTAGGGTTGGAGTTATGTGAGTGGGTGCTCGGGTTTGCCCATATTCCGTCCAGGGCGCTGACTACTTATCGTTGCCTGCATCAGTTGTTGTCTATCGAGTTGGATGAGTCGCGTGATCTGGTCGATTTCTTACCTGTGTTTGAGCGCATCTATGGGACGGAAATGATCAGAATGGTGCAGGGTTTCCTGACAGGCGATGGCCTGTTTGATGACTTTGGCACCCATGATGAATCCTTGAAGGGCTTTATTTATCATCATAAGCTGCTGGACGCCTACGCTCGCCTGCAAGTAGCCAAACAGCAGTTAGTATTGACTGACTGA